The proteins below are encoded in one region of Chrysemys picta bellii isolate R12L10 chromosome 4, ASM1138683v2, whole genome shotgun sequence:
- the SSTR1 gene encoding somatostatin receptor type 1 — protein sequence MLPNGTCPRLPGGAGGGSGSSGGASGGSCCSSGSAGGVLGEAAAGGMEAGGRNSSGAPNGTLSDSQGSAILISFIYSVVCLVGLCGNSMVIYVILRYAKMKTATNIYILNLAIADELLMLSVPFLVTSTLLRHWPFGSLLCRLVLSVDAINMFTSIYCLTVLSVDRYIAVVHPIKAARYRRPSVAKMVNLGVWVLSILIILPIIIFSSTAPNSDGTVACNMLMPEPTHRWLVVFVVYTFLMGFLLPVVAICLCYILIIAKMRMVALKAGWQQRKRSERKITLMVMMVVMVFVICWMPFYIVQLVNVFVEQDDATISQLSVILGYANSCANPILYGFLSDNFKRSFQRLLCLSWMDNATEEPVDYYATALKSRAYSVEDFPPDNLESGSMYRNGTCTSRITTL from the coding sequence atGCTCCCCAATGGCACCTGCCCCAGGCTCCCGGGCGGTGCAGGTGGAGGCAGCGGCAGTAGCGGCGGCGCGAGCGGAGGGAGCTGCTGTAGCAGCGGCAGcgccggcggggtcctgggggaggCAGCGGCGGGGGGCATGGAGGCGGGCGGCAGGAACTCCTCCGGCGCCCCGAACGGCACCCTGAGCGACTCGCAGGGCAGCGCCATCCTCATCTCCTTCATCTACTCCGTGGTGTGCCTGGTGGGGCTGTGCGGCAACTCCATGGTCATCTACGTGATCCTGCGCTACGCCAAGATGAAGACGGCCACCAACATCTACATCCTCAACCTGGCCATCGCCGACGAGCTGCTGATGCTCAGCGTGCCCTTCCTGGTCACCTCCACCCTGCTGCGCCACTGGCCCTTCGGCTCGCTGCTCTGCCGCCTGGTGCTCAGCGTGGACGCCATCAACATGTTCACCAGCATCTACTGCCTGACGGTGCTCAGCGTGGACCGCTACATCGCCGTGGTGCACCCCATCAAGGCGGCCCGCTACCGCCGGCCCAGCGTGGCCAAGATGGTCAACCTGGGCGTCTGGGTGCTCTCCATCCTCATCATCCTGCCCATCATCATCTTCTCCAGCACGGCGCCCAACAGCGACGGCACGGTGGCCTGCAACATGCTCATGCCCGAGCCCACTCACCGGTGGCTGGTGGTCTTCGTGGTCTACACTTTCCTGATGGGCTTCCTGCTGCCCGTGGTGGCCATCTGCCTCTGCTACATCCTCATCATCGCCAAGATGCGCATGGTGGCGCTCAAGGCCGGCTGGCAGCAGCGCAAGCGCTCCGAGCGGAAGATCACCCTCATGGTCATGATGGTGGTGATGGTCTTCGTCATCTGCTGGATGCCCTTCTACATCGTACAGCTGGTCAACGTCTTCGTGGAGCAGGACGACGCCACCATCAGCCAGCTCTCCGTCATCTTGGGCTACGCCAACAGCTGCGCCAACCCCATCCTCTACGGCTTCCTCTCGGACAACTTCAAGAGGTCCTTCCAGCGGCTCTTGTGCCTCAGCTGGATGGACAACGCCACGGAGGAGCCCGTCGATTACTACGCCACGGCCCTGAAGAGCAGGGCGTACAGCGTGGAGGACTTTCCCCCCGACAACTTGGAGTCGGGGAGCATGTACAGGAACGGCACTTGCACCTCCAGGATTACCACCCTCTGA
- the CLEC14A gene encoding C-type lectin domain family 14 member A, whose amino-acid sequence MRGAIPLCVLLHASSVLCGAEQPRRNHTWCEGSGACYSVHLAQVPFSRAQEACAVRGGALSTASGEAEVRAILALLRVVAAEPGSWMFWLWLVRGAQQCTQMDWPLRGFSWLAGPQQAPQGEPKELDKWVKEPSRSCITRRCAGLQVTAGRQDLEPWGWKELACKDTTTQGYVCKYQYNGTCPAPRPQGARSLLYSLPYQLHSAALDFSPPGTELVVACPGPRGDVRLLCELGQGGYNWTGAGEQLCPCPSGYQSPSTGACMEPRDCTSAQGAFLCVCARGFLLGADKKSCVRPGHIGGSATAAPDPTLSAGGTVPSSSWGAPSPSSSSQPSTAGEVQSSSSPTYVFILVAMAVVTVVILVGAVLVVFKLCFTKSPSSASGDGKEPAPAAAAESDPEATTTSSENSLEARGDTAERLQGEPSPEEEAPLGN is encoded by the coding sequence ATGCGAGGAGCGATTCCCCTGTGCGTCCTTCTGCATGccagctctgtgctgtgcggtgcgGAGCAGCCCCGGCGCAACCACACTTGGTGCGAAGGCTCTGGCGCCTGCTACAGTGTTCACCTTGCCCAAGTGCCCTTCAGCAGAGCCCAGGAGGCCTGCGCTGTGCGCGGGGGAGCGCTGAGCACGGCCAGCGGGGAGGCAGAGGTGCGGGCCATCCTCGCCCTGCTGAGAGTGGTTGCAGCCGAGCCCGGCTCCTGGATGTTCTGGCTCTGGCTGGTCAGGGGAGCGCAGCAATGTACCCAGATGGATTGGCCGCTGCGGGGCTTCTCATGGCTGGCGGGCCCCCAGCAGGCGCCCCAGGGAGAGCCCAAGGAGCTGGACAAGTGGGTGAAAGAGCCGAGCAGGTCGTGCATCACCCGGCGGTGCGCGGGGCTGCAGGTCACTGCGGGGCGCCAGGACCTGGAGCCCTGGGGTTGGAAGGAGCTGGCCTGCAAGGACACCACCACCCAAGGCTATGTGTGTAAGTACCAGTACAACGGCACCTGTCCAGCTCCGCGGCCCCAGGGCGCCCGCAGCCTCCTCTACTCGCTCCCTTACCAGCTGCACAGCGCCGCCCTGGACTTCAGCCCCCCGGGCACTGAGCTCGTGGTGGCCTGCCCTGGGCCCCGGGGAGACGTGCGGCTGCTCTgcgagctggggcagggcggctACAACTGGACGGGCGCTGGGGAGCAGCTGTGCCCTTGCCCCTCCGGGTACCAGAGCCCCAGCACTGGAGCCTGCATGGAGCCCAGAGACTGCACCAGCGCCCAGGGCGCTTTCCTCTGCGTGTGCGCCCGGGGCTTCCTCCTGGGGGCCGACAAGAAATCCTGTGTGCGCCCCGGGCACATCGGGGGCTCGGCCACGGCGGCACCCGACCCGACCCTGTCTGCGGGGGGGACtgtccccagcagcagctggggtgcgccttccccctcctccagctcTCAGCCAAGCACAGCTGGGGAGGTACAGTCCTCGTCCTCCCCCACGTATGTCTTCATTCTGGTCGCCATGGCTGTGGTGACGGTGGTGATCCTGGTCGGGGCCGTGCTGGTGGTCTTCAAACTCTGCTTCACTAAGAGCCCCTCCTCGGCTAGCGGGGACGGCAAGGagccggctccagcagcagccgcaGAGAGTGATCCAGAGGCCACCACCACCAGTTCCGAGAATTCCTTGGAGGCCCGGGGAGACACGGCAGAGAGATTGCAGGGCGAGCCCAGCCCAGAGGAGGAAGCTCCACTCGGGAATTAA